A part of Streptomyces sp. NBC_01210 genomic DNA contains:
- a CDS encoding DUF5988 family protein, with the protein MASKAVLEGGPDDLQERIVPITPPGQELKIPHRGGYEHFKVTSRHQESPEGRLPVYEWWERTEIAE; encoded by the coding sequence ATGGCTAGCAAGGCAGTCCTTGAGGGTGGCCCGGATGATCTGCAGGAGCGGATCGTCCCGATCACTCCTCCCGGACAAGAGCTGAAGATTCCGCACCGCGGCGGGTACGAGCACTTCAAGGTCACGTCGCGGCATCAGGAGAGCCCGGAGGGACGGTTGCCTGTCTACGAATGGTGGGAACGGACGGAGATCGCCGAATAG